A single window of Trachemys scripta elegans isolate TJP31775 chromosome 18, CAS_Tse_1.0, whole genome shotgun sequence DNA harbors:
- the RNFT1 gene encoding E3 ubiquitin-protein ligase RNFT1 isoform X2, with product MQSNCSHLHNAPGSGDVPSSTQSTHTAGLPGEGSCHHSGDVHIQLSSALGEAGENASFRHIRSGSQGRSHGHSHNEARGPEDSTLDSEEHSGSSISELRHLFQWLHKSLPYILILCIKLTMQHIIGISLGIGLLTTFMYANKSIVNQVFLRERCSKLQCAWVLIFLTGSSLLLYYTFHSQSLYYSLIFLKPTVDFMNFWEVLWIVGITDFILKFLFMGFKCFILLVPSFMMSFKSKGYWYMLLEEFCQYYRTFVPIPIWFRYLIGYRELDNILGWSLGVLLGLLYFILKLLSLFGRLRNFRQVLRIFCTRPHYGVTASKRQCSEADDICSICQAEFQKPILLICQHIFCEECISLWFNREKTCPLCRTVISDHVNKWKDGATSMHLQIY from the exons ATGCAATCAAATTGCAGTCATCTCCACAATGCCCCAGGAAGTGGTGATGTTCCCTCATCCACTCAGAGTACCCATACAGCAGGGCTGCCAGGAGAAGGCTCTTGCCACCATAGTGGAGATGTTCACATCCAGCTAAGCTCTGCCTTGGGAGAAGCTGGGGAAAACGCCAGTTTCAGGCACATACGGTCAGGTTCCCAGGGCCGTTCACATGGCCACTCCCACAATGAAGCGAGGGGGCCCGAAGATTCCACCTTAGATTCAGAGGAACACAGTGGCAGCTCCATCTCTGAGCTCAGACATCTCTTCCAGTGGCTGCACAAAAGTCTTCCATACATCTTGATTCTGTGTATCAAACTGACCATGCAGCACATAATCG GCATTTCTCTTGGAATTGGGCTGCTAACAACTTTTATGTATGCAAACAAAAGCATTGTAAATCAGGTTTTTCTAAGA GAAAGGTGCTCCAAGTTGCAATGTGCTTGGGTACTGATATTCCTAACCGGGTCATCTCTCCTCTTGTATTATACCTTTCACTCTCAGTCACTTTATTACAG CTTAATCTTTTTAAAACCTACTGTGGATTTTATGAACTTCTGGGAGGTACTTTGGATCGTGGGAATCACAGACTTTATTCTGAAATTCCTCTTCATGGGCTTCAAATGCTTTATTCTCTTGGTGCCTTCTTTTATGATGTCTTTTAAATCCAAG GGCTACTGGTATATGCTGTTAGAAGAATTCTGCCAGTATTACCGTACGTTTGTCCCCATACCAATTTGGTTTCGTTACCTTATTGGCTATAGGGAGCTGGACAATATACTGGGGTGGAGTCTTGGAGTATTGCTGGGGTTGCTCTACTTCATTCTAAAA CTTTTGAGCCTTTTTGGACGTCTGAGAAACTTTAGACAGGTTTTGCGGATATTTTGTACACGACCA cactaTGGAGTGACAGCTAGCAAGAGACAGTGTTCTGAAGCAGATGATATTTGTTCAATATGCCAAGCTGAATTTCAAAAGCCTATTCTTCTCATCTGCCAG CACATATTTTGTGAAGAATGCATCTCTTTATGGTTCAATAGAGAGAAAACATGTCCACTCTGCAGAACTGTTATTTCAGACCATGTTAACAAATGGAAGGATGGAGCCACTTCTATGCATCTACAGATTTATTAA
- the RNFT1 gene encoding E3 ubiquitin-protein ligase RNFT1 isoform X1, with product MGRLRHRSEMNCQGTQRHSSETKESGPERDTFNAMQSNCSHLHNAPGSGDVPSSTQSTHTAGLPGEGSCHHSGDVHIQLSSALGEAGENASFRHIRSGSQGRSHGHSHNEARGPEDSTLDSEEHSGSSISELRHLFQWLHKSLPYILILCIKLTMQHIIGISLGIGLLTTFMYANKSIVNQVFLRERCSKLQCAWVLIFLTGSSLLLYYTFHSQSLYYSLIFLKPTVDFMNFWEVLWIVGITDFILKFLFMGFKCFILLVPSFMMSFKSKGYWYMLLEEFCQYYRTFVPIPIWFRYLIGYRELDNILGWSLGVLLGLLYFILKLLSLFGRLRNFRQVLRIFCTRPHYGVTASKRQCSEADDICSICQAEFQKPILLICQHIFCEECISLWFNREKTCPLCRTVISDHVNKWKDGATSMHLQIY from the exons atggggagactgaggcacagaagtgaaATGAATTGCCAAGGGACACA GAGACATAGCAGTGAGACAAAAGAATCTGGACCAGAGAGAGATACATTCAACGCCATGCAATCAAATTGCAGTCATCTCCACAATGCCCCAGGAAGTGGTGATGTTCCCTCATCCACTCAGAGTACCCATACAGCAGGGCTGCCAGGAGAAGGCTCTTGCCACCATAGTGGAGATGTTCACATCCAGCTAAGCTCTGCCTTGGGAGAAGCTGGGGAAAACGCCAGTTTCAGGCACATACGGTCAGGTTCCCAGGGCCGTTCACATGGCCACTCCCACAATGAAGCGAGGGGGCCCGAAGATTCCACCTTAGATTCAGAGGAACACAGTGGCAGCTCCATCTCTGAGCTCAGACATCTCTTCCAGTGGCTGCACAAAAGTCTTCCATACATCTTGATTCTGTGTATCAAACTGACCATGCAGCACATAATCG GCATTTCTCTTGGAATTGGGCTGCTAACAACTTTTATGTATGCAAACAAAAGCATTGTAAATCAGGTTTTTCTAAGA GAAAGGTGCTCCAAGTTGCAATGTGCTTGGGTACTGATATTCCTAACCGGGTCATCTCTCCTCTTGTATTATACCTTTCACTCTCAGTCACTTTATTACAG CTTAATCTTTTTAAAACCTACTGTGGATTTTATGAACTTCTGGGAGGTACTTTGGATCGTGGGAATCACAGACTTTATTCTGAAATTCCTCTTCATGGGCTTCAAATGCTTTATTCTCTTGGTGCCTTCTTTTATGATGTCTTTTAAATCCAAG GGCTACTGGTATATGCTGTTAGAAGAATTCTGCCAGTATTACCGTACGTTTGTCCCCATACCAATTTGGTTTCGTTACCTTATTGGCTATAGGGAGCTGGACAATATACTGGGGTGGAGTCTTGGAGTATTGCTGGGGTTGCTCTACTTCATTCTAAAA CTTTTGAGCCTTTTTGGACGTCTGAGAAACTTTAGACAGGTTTTGCGGATATTTTGTACACGACCA cactaTGGAGTGACAGCTAGCAAGAGACAGTGTTCTGAAGCAGATGATATTTGTTCAATATGCCAAGCTGAATTTCAAAAGCCTATTCTTCTCATCTGCCAG CACATATTTTGTGAAGAATGCATCTCTTTATGGTTCAATAGAGAGAAAACATGTCCACTCTGCAGAACTGTTATTTCAGACCATGTTAACAAATGGAAGGATGGAGCCACTTCTATGCATCTACAGATTTATTAA
- the RNFT1 gene encoding E3 ubiquitin-protein ligase RNFT1 isoform X3 — MRGISLGIGLLTTFMYANKSIVNQVFLRERCSKLQCAWVLIFLTGSSLLLYYTFHSQSLYYSLIFLKPTVDFMNFWEVLWIVGITDFILKFLFMGFKCFILLVPSFMMSFKSKGYWYMLLEEFCQYYRTFVPIPIWFRYLIGYRELDNILGWSLGVLLGLLYFILKLLSLFGRLRNFRQVLRIFCTRPHYGVTASKRQCSEADDICSICQAEFQKPILLICQHIFCEECISLWFNREKTCPLCRTVISDHVNKWKDGATSMHLQIY; from the exons ATGAGAG GCATTTCTCTTGGAATTGGGCTGCTAACAACTTTTATGTATGCAAACAAAAGCATTGTAAATCAGGTTTTTCTAAGA GAAAGGTGCTCCAAGTTGCAATGTGCTTGGGTACTGATATTCCTAACCGGGTCATCTCTCCTCTTGTATTATACCTTTCACTCTCAGTCACTTTATTACAG CTTAATCTTTTTAAAACCTACTGTGGATTTTATGAACTTCTGGGAGGTACTTTGGATCGTGGGAATCACAGACTTTATTCTGAAATTCCTCTTCATGGGCTTCAAATGCTTTATTCTCTTGGTGCCTTCTTTTATGATGTCTTTTAAATCCAAG GGCTACTGGTATATGCTGTTAGAAGAATTCTGCCAGTATTACCGTACGTTTGTCCCCATACCAATTTGGTTTCGTTACCTTATTGGCTATAGGGAGCTGGACAATATACTGGGGTGGAGTCTTGGAGTATTGCTGGGGTTGCTCTACTTCATTCTAAAA CTTTTGAGCCTTTTTGGACGTCTGAGAAACTTTAGACAGGTTTTGCGGATATTTTGTACACGACCA cactaTGGAGTGACAGCTAGCAAGAGACAGTGTTCTGAAGCAGATGATATTTGTTCAATATGCCAAGCTGAATTTCAAAAGCCTATTCTTCTCATCTGCCAG CACATATTTTGTGAAGAATGCATCTCTTTATGGTTCAATAGAGAGAAAACATGTCCACTCTGCAGAACTGTTATTTCAGACCATGTTAACAAATGGAAGGATGGAGCCACTTCTATGCATCTACAGATTTATTAA